The following are encoded together in the Desulfonispora thiosulfatigenes DSM 11270 genome:
- a CDS encoding LCP family protein: protein MSVELSRLDKRKINNSTPPKRKLSKKFKRLMRVVFFGLIFLLVIGMGFYYGDSLFAGLIGGDKEPDTIVAEDEPDEEKSGSLNKEGPVNVLIIGTDQRKNEPARSDTMILATLFPKDKEARLLSIPRDTKVKVAGHGTTKITHAHAYGGTELAVETVEDFLGVPVDYYIETNFQGFKNIIDILGGVTIDVERRMYKPLEDINLKKGLQTLNGYDALGYVRWRGDAQGDIGRIERQEKFLSALADHAVSINTVWKIPDLLKEIKDNIETDLGTREILYLATKYAKVNSSNLQSQYLPGEPTYEKGVSYWRADDEELEELIERMQMLPSELAKLEAEEAEAERERDSEENSKSEKEDSKSSKNNKNTKR from the coding sequence ATGTCGGTAGAATTGTCACGTCTAGATAAACGCAAAATCAATAACAGCACGCCCCCAAAACGCAAATTGAGTAAGAAATTCAAAAGATTAATGAGAGTCGTATTTTTTGGTTTAATATTCCTGCTCGTGATAGGGATGGGCTTTTATTATGGAGATAGTTTATTTGCAGGCCTCATTGGTGGAGATAAAGAGCCCGATACTATAGTTGCTGAGGATGAACCAGATGAAGAAAAGTCAGGTTCCTTAAATAAAGAAGGACCGGTTAATGTCTTAATAATCGGAACAGACCAAAGAAAAAACGAGCCAGCTAGATCTGATACCATGATATTAGCAACCTTGTTCCCAAAAGACAAAGAAGCGCGCCTTTTATCCATCCCGCGTGATACCAAGGTAAAAGTAGCAGGTCATGGTACCACGAAAATCACCCATGCCCACGCTTATGGGGGCACAGAGCTTGCCGTAGAAACAGTTGAGGACTTTTTAGGTGTGCCTGTGGACTATTATATAGAAACAAATTTTCAAGGTTTTAAAAATATCATCGATATCCTAGGTGGAGTGACAATTGACGTTGAACGCAGAATGTATAAGCCACTTGAAGATATTAACTTAAAAAAAGGACTACAAACATTAAATGGCTATGATGCTCTTGGATATGTGCGCTGGAGAGGCGACGCTCAAGGAGATATCGGGCGTATCGAAAGACAGGAAAAGTTTTTAAGTGCCCTAGCTGACCATGCTGTAAGTATTAATACTGTTTGGAAGATTCCAGATCTTTTAAAGGAAATAAAAGATAATATTGAAACAGACCTAGGTACTAGAGAAATCTTATATTTAGCCACAAAATATGCAAAAGTCAATTCATCCAATCTTCAGTCACAATATCTTCCAGGCGAGCCTACTTATGAAAAAGGCGTGAGCTACTGGCGAGCAGATGATGAAGAGTTGGAAGAATTAATTGAAAGAATGCAGATGCTGCCAAGCGAGCTGGCGAAGCTGGAAGCAGAGGAAGCGGAAGCAGAAAGAGAAAGAGACAGCGAGGAAAACAGTAAAAGCGAGAAAGAAGATAGCAAAAGTAGTAAAAATAATAAAAATACGAAAAGATAG
- a CDS encoding tetratricopeptide repeat protein — protein MKNITGKQRNLIFYSFLSVALVLVLILAVVGSTQNGEWTKEDAMHKHAFKNLRRGNFDEAIPLYKHLLEQKRNQNSPNLYWEYGGCLAGKKEYPEALKNYELAKEKNIFLVKDSNFMYQWSHLLAENGQDDKAYRYLTLARQEASDEKIAAQMDTLLQKIENKK, from the coding sequence ATGAAAAACATTACTGGTAAGCAGCGTAATTTAATATTTTATAGTTTTTTAAGTGTAGCGCTTGTTTTGGTTTTGATACTGGCAGTCGTAGGCAGTACTCAAAATGGCGAATGGACTAAAGAGGATGCCATGCACAAGCACGCCTTTAAAAATCTTAGAAGGGGTAATTTTGATGAAGCTATACCTTTATATAAGCATCTGTTAGAACAAAAGCGTAATCAAAATAGCCCTAATCTGTATTGGGAGTATGGCGGGTGCCTAGCAGGGAAAAAAGAGTACCCTGAGGCACTTAAAAATTACGAGCTAGCCAAGGAAAAGAATATTTTCTTAGTTAAAGATTCTAATTTTATGTATCAGTGGAGCCATTTGTTAGCTGAAAATGGGCAAGACGATAAAGCCTATAGATATTTAACCTTAGCCCGTCAGGAAGCCTCAGACGAAAAAATCGCAGCTCAAATGGATACGTTACTCCAAAAGATCGAAAATAAGAAATGA